The Carassius carassius chromosome 31, fCarCar2.1, whole genome shotgun sequence genome includes a region encoding these proteins:
- the LOC132111546 gene encoding uncharacterized protein LOC132111546, with the protein MAVAFVVFCGTIVSLALPVTANGDYFDGHFAAYSPGFIHDVWHIPQPHNFDGFEPMFPMPYDTQALLGKGNSFSLRIMNSSWSGPADTNVFHKGEQLYLQVSASPAPGQQLYVQSCHASSSPNHADKPEVALIINKGCVASKESLVKFVLQQRDRINLIVRTSSFKSSESYIHCRVYLTDLGLTSTTKFCNYNKLKSRWVDLGGQTSVCDCCGRRCKSLKEHAELPVSLDLTAVVSTGPLIIKDQRSAPQATPLAPSDYSMKSSSTAGDKPDKSWIVASHSFSKGSMQNVGNVSPWPVQRGFGGGVIVESQGLGGDLAIWLPEILELVLNPVVQMEIGFPGDPTDLTFQDGEPFRKLKPDESSEKSPVVALDEGQAYVEAVKSHDVVKDGYMWQLDDADRLYKIQEKPDVTEADHLEQPKRSLESEFDFAPNDQPLISPTPDKLSESAEDEGEVVFRQSEMVFKSAKGAKPSEPVLYSKLSLNRAVNGSTFLNYEEQKRPSMNKLDHEQNVEKSQTDEAMEGTSKIKDLVSSLLDQMRRLWTVQ; encoded by the exons ATGGCAGTGGCTTTTGTTGTCTTTTGTGGCACTATAGTGTCTCTAGCGCTACCTGTTACAGCTAATGGGGATTATTTTGATGGGCACTTTGCAGCGTACTCACCAGGATTCATTCATGATGTCTGGCATATTCCT CAGCCTCACAATTTTGATGGATTTGAACCCATGTTCCCAATGCCATATGATACTCAGGCCCTGCTGGGAAAAGGAAACAGTTTTTCATTAAGGATCATGAATT CATCCTGGAGCGGTCCTGCAGATACTAATGTTTTCCACAAAGGAGAGCAGTTGTATCTGCAGGTGTCAGCCTCACCTGCACCTGGTCAACAGCTTTATGTCCAGTCCTGCCATGCTTCGTCTTCTCCAAACCATGCTGATAAACCTGAAGTCGCCCTTATCATTAACAAAGG ATGTGTGGCCTCCAAAGAGTCTTTGGTGAAGTTTGTTTTGCAACAGCGTGACCGAATAAATTTGATAGTCCGTACGTCCAGCTTTAAGTCTTCTGAG AGTTATATTCActgcagagtttatcttactgatTTGGGACTGACCTCTACCACTAAATTCTGCAACTATAACAAGCTTAAGTCCAG ATGGGTTGACCTGGGTGGCCAAACCTCAGTATGTGATTGTTGTGGGAGAAGGTGCAAAAGCTTAAAAGAACATGCGGAGCTGCCTG TTTCTCTAGACCTGACCGCAGTAGTAAGCACCGGCCCGCTGATTATCAAAGATCAACGGTCTGCTCCACAGGCCACACCGCTGGCACCATCAGACTACAGCATGAAGTCCAGCTCTACAGCCGGAGACAAACCGGATAAAAGCTGGATCGTAGCAAGTCACTCTTTCTCTAAGGGCTCAATGCAAAATGTTGGCAATGTCTCCCCCTGGCCTGTCCAGCGTGGCTTTGGAGGAGGTGTGATCGTTGAAAGCCAGGGCCTGGGAGGTGATTTGGCAATATGGCTACCAGAGATCTTGGAGCTTGTGTTAAACCCAGTGGTGCAGATGGAGATTGGTTTTCCAGGAGATCCCACTGATCTAACCTTTCAAGATGGTGAACCCTTTAGAAAGCTGAAACCAGATGAGAGCTCTGAGAAGAGTCCGGTAGTTGCTCTGGATGAAGGACAAGCTTATGTAGAAGCTGTGAAATCGCATGATGTTGTAAAGGATGGGTACATGTGGCAACTTGATGATGCTGACCGCTTGTATAAGATTCAGGAAAAACCTGATGTGACCGAAGCAGATCACCTAGAGCAGCCTAAGCGGAGTCTTGAATCCGAATTTGACTTCGCTCCAAATGACCAGCCACTGATCAGCCCTACTCCAGACAAGCTCTCTGAGAGTGCAGAGGATGAGGGAGAAGTTGTTTTCAGACAGTCTGAGATGGTCTTTAAGAGTGCTAAAGGAGCTAAACCATCAGAGCCTGTTCTTTACTCTAAACTGAGTCTGAATCGAGCTGTAAATGGATCCACTTTTCTTAATTATGAAGAACAGAAGAGGCCCAGCATGAACAAACTGGACCATGAGCAGAATGTTGAGAAAAGTCAAACGGATGAGGCGATGGAGGGTACCTCTAAAATTAAAGACCTGGTTTCATCCCTACTGGATCAAATGAG AAGACTGTGGACCGTGCAGTGA
- the LOC132111540 gene encoding keratinocyte-associated protein 3-like gives MVNSGICCGSLKDDKILMKMGLGLVLVGHVNFLLGALVHGAVLRHIKVFTWNKKLVYPISNVIALVAGLMAIIGGISAIVLSKNKKNQLLSWFLLVVSVLAVLLGAASAVGITVATVRAIIWEGNTLFTHCNLLANMTYYSITNECPFDPTRVYGTTLILWFPLILMSVVEVVFSCRCFLACTSFLRLHCPWRRNVRVRIQLPEEIAMPPGEDPNDEEPTEQNELLDKDSVAVETSWL, from the exons ATGGTGAATTCGG GTATTTGTTGTGGCAGTCTAAAGGATGATAAGATCCTGATGAAGATGGGTTTGGGACTGGTGCTTGTGGGTCATGTGAACTTCTTGTTGGGGGCACTGGTACACGGAGCTGTGCTCAGACACATAAAGGTGTTCACTTGGAACAAGAAACTTGTCTACCCCATCTCCAATGTCATCGCTCTTGTGGCAGGACTTATG GCAATTATTGGTGGAATCTCAGCTATTGTTCTCTCAAAGAACAAGAAAAACCAGCTCCTG AGTTGGTTTCTTCTAGTTGTGAGTGTCTTGGCTGTTCTCTTGGGTGCTGCCTCTGCAGTGGGAATCACCGTTGCCACAGTGAGGGCTATAATTTGGGAAGGAAACACTCTGTTTACCCACTGCAACCTGCTTGCCAACATGACCTACTACAGCATCACAAATGAATGCCCCTTTGACCCCACACGCGTCTAT GGTACTACATTAATCCTATGGTTTCCATTGATTCTGATGTCAGTGGTGGAGGTTGTGTTCTCCTGCCGCTGTTTCTTGGCTTGCACTTCTTTCCTCCGGTTGCACTGCCCATGGAGGAGAAATGTCAGG GTGCGTATCCAGTTGCCAGAAGAAATTGCAATGCCACCAGGAGAAGATCCAAACGATGAGGAGCCAACAGAACAGAACGAACTACTTGACAAGGACTCAGTTGCTGTGGAGACTAGTTGGCTATAA